A part of Octopus sinensis linkage group LG7, ASM634580v1, whole genome shotgun sequence genomic DNA contains:
- the LOC115214518 gene encoding acidic repeat-containing protein-like produces MKSYTKVTAEDLEKEKLRKITLKSLNWDPEKMKRYLSKLEMNRENESTDEERTDESTDEESTDESTDEERTDESTDEERTDESTDEESTDESTDEESTDESTDEESTDESTDDERTDESTDEERSTDESTDEESTDESTDEESTDESTDEESTDESTDDERTDESTDEESTDESTDEERTDESTDEERTDESTDEESTDESTDEESADESTDEGRIWIRILKNW; encoded by the exons ATGAAGAGCTACACTAAAGTGACAGCGGAAGACCTGGaaaaagagaaattaagaaaGATAACACTGAAGTCGTTGAATTgggaccctgaaaagatgaagagATACTTGAGCAAATTAGAAAT GAATCGCGAGAATGAAAGTACTGATGAGGAAAGAACTGATGAAAGTACTGATGAGGAAAGTACTGATGAAAGTACTGATGAGGAAAGAACTGATGAAAGTACTGATGAGGAAAGAACTGATGAAAGTACTGATGAGGAAAGTACTGATGAAAGTACTGATGAGGAAAGTACTGATGAAAGTACTGATGAGGAAAGTACTGATGAAAGTACTGATGACGAAAGAACTGATGAAAGTACTGATGAGGAAA GAAGTACTGATGAAAGTACTGATGAGGAAAGTACTGATGAAAGTACTGATGAGGAAAGTACTGATGAAAGTACTGATGAGGAAAGTACTGATGAAAGTACTGATGACGAAAGAACTGATGAAAGTACTGATGAGGAAAGTACTGATGAAAGTACTGATGAGGAAAGAACTGATGAAAGTACTGATGAGGAAAGAACTGATGAAAGTACTGATGAGGAAAGTACTGATGAAAGTACTGATGAGGAAAGTGCTGATGAAAGTACTGATGAGGGTCGAATATGGATCAGGATATTGAAAAATTGGTGA